A window of Procambarus clarkii isolate CNS0578487 chromosome 9, FALCON_Pclarkii_2.0, whole genome shotgun sequence contains these coding sequences:
- the LOC123766078 gene encoding nascent polypeptide-associated complex subunit alpha, muscle-specific form-like: MRGCGHYNGSRFTHRPEVHYTENMVTHGPSTKGAPTVPVQRGRPRSQYKGAPTVPVQRGRPRSQYKGGAHGPSTKGAPTVPVQRGRPRSQYKGGAHGPSTKGRPRSQYKGGAHGPSTKGAPTVPVQRGAHGPSTKGRPRSQYKGAPTVPVQRGRPRSQYKGGAHGPSTKGRPRSQYKGGAHGPSTKGAPTVPVQRGHPRSQYKGGAHGPSTKGAPTVPVQRGRPRSQYKGGAHGPSTKGRPRSQYKGGAHGPSTKGAPTVPVQRGRPRSQYKVGAHGPSTKGRPRSQYKGGAHGPAQRMCGTTALIT, encoded by the coding sequence ATGCGGGGATGTGGTCACTATAACGGAtcacgcttcactcaccgtccTGAAGTTCACTATACAGAGAACATGGTCACCCACGGTCCCAGTACAAAGGGGGCGCCCACGGTCCCAGTACAAAGGGGGCGCCCACGGTCCCAGTACAAAGGGGCGCCCACGGTCCCAGTACAAAGGGGGCGCCCACGGTCCCAGTACAAAGGGGGCGCCCACGGTCCCAGTACAAAGGGGGCGCCCACGGTCCCAGTACAAAGGGGGCGCCCACGGTCCCAGTACAAAGGGGGCGCCCACGGTCCCAGTACAAAGGGGCGCCCACGGTCCCAGTACAAAGGGGGCGCCCACGGTCCCAGTACAAAGGGGGCGCCCACGGTCCCAGTACAAAGGGGCGCCCACGGTCCCAGTACAAAGGGGCGCCCACGGTCCCAGTACAAAGGGGCGCCCACGGTCCCAGTACAAAGGGGGCGCCCACGGTCCCAGTACAAAGGGGGCGCCCACGGTCCCAGTACAAAGGGGCGCCCACGGTCCCAGTACAAAGGGGGCGCCCACGGTCCCAGTACAAAGGGGGCGCCCACGGTCCCAGTACAAAGGGGGCACCCACGGTCCCAGTACAAAGGGGGCGCCCACGGTCCCAGTACAAAGGGGGCACCCACGGTCCCAGTACAAAGGGGGCGCCCACGGTCCCAGTACAAAGGGGGCGCCCACGGTCCCAGTACAAAGGGGCGCCCACGGTCCCAGTACAAAGGGGGCGCCCACGGTCCCAGTACAAAGGGGGCGCCCACGGTCCCAGTACAAAGGGGGCGCCCACGGTCCCAGTACAAAGTGGGCGCCCACGGTCCCAGTACAAAGGGGCGCCCACGGTCCCAGTACAAAGGGGGCGCCCACGGTCCGGCACAAAGAATGTGTGGGACCACAGCCTTGATAACATGA